One region of Oxalobacteraceae bacterium OTU3CAMAD1 genomic DNA includes:
- the ugpC gene encoding sn-glycerol-3-phosphate ABC transporter ATP-binding protein UgpC, producing the protein MAGVDIRGIRKGFGQQPILRGIDLSIADGEFVVFVGPSGCGKSTLLRTICGLETADEGTVSIGGRDMTHVTPAARGIAMVFQSYALYPHMTVFDNMGFALKMAGLSRDEIRTKVEQAAATLRIEPLLQRKPKELSGGQRQRVAIGRAIVRQPQVFLFDEPLSNLDASLRVQMRIELKNLHRTLGSTMIYVTHDQVEAMTLADRIVVLRGGQVEQVGAPLDLYQRPANMFVAGFLGSPAMNFLTGVVELLAGQAMAVRLAGGALVPIGARDGLAPGSPVSLGVRAEHMALAPPDSAGGGAAGIPVTVQAAELLGDASYIYLTPDGGTTQLIARVDADARWQAGQTAVIRVEQARWHVFDDSGQAVY; encoded by the coding sequence ATGGCAGGAGTAGACATTCGCGGCATACGCAAGGGGTTCGGCCAACAGCCCATCCTGCGCGGTATAGACCTGAGCATCGCCGACGGCGAGTTCGTGGTGTTCGTCGGGCCGTCGGGTTGCGGCAAATCGACCTTGCTGCGCACGATCTGCGGGTTGGAAACCGCCGACGAAGGCACGGTGAGTATCGGCGGTCGCGACATGACGCACGTGACGCCCGCCGCGCGGGGCATCGCGATGGTGTTCCAGAGCTATGCGCTGTATCCGCACATGACGGTATTCGACAACATGGGCTTCGCGCTGAAGATGGCGGGACTGTCGCGCGACGAGATAAGGACCAAGGTGGAGCAGGCGGCGGCCACGCTGCGTATCGAGCCGCTGTTACAGCGTAAGCCCAAGGAGCTGTCGGGCGGGCAGCGGCAGCGGGTGGCGATCGGGCGCGCGATCGTGCGTCAGCCGCAGGTGTTCCTGTTCGACGAGCCGCTGTCCAATCTCGACGCCTCGCTGCGGGTGCAGATGCGCATCGAGCTGAAAAACCTGCACCGCACCCTGGGCAGCACGATGATTTATGTGACCCACGACCAGGTGGAGGCGATGACCTTGGCCGACCGCATCGTCGTGCTGCGCGGTGGGCAGGTGGAGCAGGTGGGGGCGCCGCTGGATTTGTATCAGCGGCCGGCCAATATGTTCGTCGCCGGCTTTCTCGGTTCGCCGGCGATGAATTTCCTGACTGGCGTGGTGGAGCTGCTGGCAGGGCAGGCGATGGCGGTGCGGCTGGCCGGCGGCGCGCTGGTGCCGATCGGCGCACGCGATGGACTGGCGCCCGGATCGCCGGTGTCGCTCGGCGTGCGCGCCGAGCACATGGCGCTGGCGCCGCCGGATTCGGCAGGTGGCGGTGCCGCCGGCATTCCGGTCACGGTGCAGGCGGCGGAGTTGCTGGGCGACGCCAGCTACATTTACCTGACGCCCGACGGTGGCACGACCCAGCTGATTGCAAGGGTGGATGCCGACGCGCGGTGGCAGGCCGGGCAAACAGCGGTGATCCGCGTCGAGCAGGCCCGTTGGCACGTCTTCGATGATTCCGGACAGGCCGTCTATTAA
- a CDS encoding autorepressor SdpR family transcription factor, which produces MNASNNAFKAIADPARREILRLLRQGEMTAGDLAGHFDMSKPSMSHHFAVLAEADLITRRRDGQTIWYGLNTTVLQDVLAWVMDLTDTEAKPVQKTEQKGRKK; this is translated from the coding sequence ATGAATGCCTCCAACAACGCCTTTAAAGCCATCGCCGACCCGGCGCGGCGCGAAATCCTGCGGCTGCTGCGGCAAGGCGAGATGACGGCCGGCGATCTGGCGGGGCATTTCGATATGAGCAAGCCTTCGATGTCCCACCATTTCGCGGTGCTCGCCGAGGCTGACCTGATCACCAGGCGGCGCGATGGCCAGACCATCTGGTACGGGCTCAATACCACGGTGCTGCAGGATGTGTTGGCGTGGGTGATGGATCTGACCGACACGGAAGCCAAACCCGTACAGAAAACAGAGCAAAAAGGGAGAAAAAAGTGA
- a CDS encoding SdpI family protein yields the protein MRTRYLVVCLLLIAAACAALAYCWPLLPEQVPVHWNIEGQVDGYAGRAVMWALGPGGMALFTVVGLALPALSPKRFGMTEFLPTYYYIAGLVVCMLGYVFTLVLIAGTGGEVSMQRALPAGLFLLLILMGNPLGKVRRNFYVGIRTPWTLASERVWYATHRMAARLMVASGLLGLLALWMHAPGWGILLLGLAWTPLVVLYSLLHYKKLQNNHQLESH from the coding sequence GTGAGAACGCGTTATCTCGTCGTCTGTCTGTTGTTGATCGCTGCCGCCTGCGCCGCGCTCGCGTACTGCTGGCCGCTGCTGCCCGAACAGGTGCCTGTGCACTGGAACATCGAAGGCCAGGTGGACGGCTATGCCGGGCGCGCCGTGATGTGGGCGCTCGGTCCCGGCGGCATGGCGTTGTTCACGGTGGTGGGATTGGCGTTACCGGCGCTGTCGCCAAAGCGCTTCGGCATGACGGAGTTCCTGCCGACCTATTATTACATCGCCGGCTTGGTGGTGTGTATGCTGGGCTATGTGTTCACGCTGGTGCTGATCGCCGGGACTGGCGGCGAGGTGTCGATGCAGCGCGCATTGCCGGCGGGGCTGTTCCTGCTGCTTATCCTCATGGGGAACCCTTTGGGCAAGGTCCGCCGCAATTTCTACGTCGGCATCCGCACGCCCTGGACGTTGGCCAGTGAGCGCGTGTGGTACGCCACGCACCGCATGGCGGCGCGGCTGATGGTCGCCAGCGGTTTGCTCGGCTTGCTGGCGCTGTGGATGCATGCGCCGGGGTGGGGCATCTTGCTACTGGGGCTGGCATGGACGCCGCTCGTGGTCCTCTACTCGCTGCTGCACTATAAGAAGCTGCAGAATAATCATCAACTCGAATCGCACTAA
- a CDS encoding lysophospholipase, translating into MRCKFLFAMLALSSAAHAGSYTERLVTQAVAGGTLYGTELIPEGGAKVPVVLLHSGSGPTDRDGNSEAASLLNNSLRMLAESLAQQGIATVRYDKRGVASSAGLVKEESDLRLDSYVDDAVVWMRQLRADKRFSRVVMAGHSEGALIALVACQRAKADACVSISGPGHPLADILRDQLKPKLPPALAGANERILVALEQGTSVEDLPPELMMLYRPSVQPYLISSFKTDPRKAIAALKMPVLIAQGTTDIQVAVKEAQALSAAAPSAKLMVIDGMNHVLKMVPADPAAQRASYSDPNLPLAPQLSEAVAAFVKQR; encoded by the coding sequence ATGCGCTGTAAATTCTTATTCGCTATGCTGGCGTTGTCCAGCGCCGCCCACGCGGGCAGCTATACCGAACGTTTGGTTACCCAGGCCGTCGCGGGCGGAACCTTGTATGGCACCGAGTTGATACCCGAGGGCGGCGCCAAGGTGCCGGTGGTGTTGCTGCATTCCGGTTCCGGGCCAACGGACCGCGACGGCAATAGCGAAGCGGCCTCGCTGCTCAATAATTCGCTGCGCATGCTGGCCGAATCGCTGGCGCAGCAAGGCATCGCGACGGTGCGATACGATAAGCGCGGTGTCGCTTCCAGCGCCGGTTTGGTCAAGGAGGAATCCGATCTGCGCCTCGATAGTTATGTCGATGACGCCGTGGTCTGGATGCGCCAGCTGCGCGCGGACAAGCGCTTCTCGCGCGTGGTGATGGCGGGGCACAGTGAAGGTGCGCTGATTGCGCTGGTGGCATGCCAGCGCGCCAAGGCGGATGCCTGCGTGTCGATCTCCGGCCCGGGCCATCCTTTGGCCGACATCCTGCGCGATCAGCTCAAACCCAAGCTTCCACCCGCGCTGGCAGGCGCGAACGAACGCATACTGGTCGCGCTGGAACAGGGCACGTCGGTGGAAGATCTGCCACCGGAGCTGATGATGTTGTACCGGCCGTCGGTGCAGCCTTATTTGATATCGTCCTTTAAGACCGACCCGCGCAAGGCGATCGCCGCGCTGAAAATGCCGGTGCTGATCGCGCAGGGGACGACCGACATCCAGGTCGCGGTGAAAGAGGCGCAGGCCCTGTCGGCGGCCGCGCCGTCGGCCAAGCTGATGGTCATCGACGGCATGAATCATGTACTGAAGATGGTGCCTGCCGATCCCGCTGCGCAAAGGGCGTCGTATAGCGATCCAAACCTGCCGCTGGCCCCGCAACTGAGCGAGGCCGTGGCGGCCTTCGTCAAACAGCGCTGA
- a CDS encoding pirin family protein, with amino-acid sequence MTNPILSSGPLGFPWATMDPFLFCVHHVDKYPKGDGKFGPAASLAGRSLGQDFKSIDGWNMYHGEQVPGFPGHPHRGFETVTIVRHGLIDHADSLGAAARFGAGDVQWLTAGRGIVHSEMFPLLKTQDDNPLELFQIWLNLPARSKFAEPHFTMLWSEDVPRETVVDANGARTEVVCVAGRVGGAEALPPPPDSWAAAEDSDVAIWVVTMEPGAQWTLPPARGAHTKRALYYFDGEGASLGGQPLTSRSVNDVRTDAPLQLVNGAAGKAQFLILQGRPIGEPVVQSGPFVMNNEQEIRQAHADYRQTGFGGWPWPDGAPVHGEDPTRFARHTDGKVERREG; translated from the coding sequence ATGACGAATCCGATTTTAAGCAGCGGCCCGCTGGGCTTCCCGTGGGCCACCATGGACCCGTTCCTGTTTTGCGTTCACCACGTGGACAAGTACCCCAAGGGCGACGGCAAGTTCGGTCCGGCCGCATCGCTGGCGGGGCGTAGCCTGGGGCAGGATTTCAAGAGTATCGACGGCTGGAATATGTACCACGGCGAGCAGGTGCCGGGGTTTCCCGGCCACCCGCATCGCGGCTTCGAGACGGTGACCATCGTGCGCCATGGCCTGATCGATCACGCCGATTCGCTGGGCGCGGCCGCGCGCTTCGGCGCCGGCGACGTGCAGTGGCTGACGGCCGGACGCGGCATCGTCCACTCGGAGATGTTCCCGCTGCTGAAGACGCAGGACGACAATCCGCTCGAACTGTTCCAGATCTGGCTTAACCTGCCGGCCCGCAGCAAGTTCGCCGAGCCGCACTTCACCATGCTGTGGTCGGAGGACGTTCCCAGGGAGACCGTGGTAGACGCCAACGGCGCGCGCACCGAGGTGGTCTGCGTCGCCGGCCGCGTGGGAGGCGCCGAAGCCCTGCCCCCGCCGCCGGACTCCTGGGCCGCCGCCGAGGACAGCGACGTCGCGATCTGGGTGGTGACGATGGAACCCGGCGCGCAATGGACGCTGCCGCCCGCGCGCGGCGCCCACACCAAACGGGCCTTGTACTACTTCGACGGCGAGGGCGCCAGCCTTGGCGGCCAGCCGCTGACATCGCGCAGCGTCAACGATGTGCGCACCGACGCGCCTTTACAGCTGGTGAACGGCGCCGCCGGCAAGGCGCAGTTCCTGATCCTGCAAGGACGGCCGATCGGCGAACCGGTGGTGCAATCGGGTCCGTTCGTGATGAACAATGAGCAGGAGATCCGCCAGGCCCACGCGGACTACCGGCAAACCGGCTTCGGTGGCTGGCCCTGGCCCGATGGCGCCCCGGTGCATGGCGAAGATCCCACGCGCTTCGCGCGCCACACCGACGGCAAGGTCGAACGGCGCGAGGGTTAA
- the uvrB gene encoding excinuclease ABC subunit UvrB yields MAELPVVDTPTATVVTFPDSPFKLHQPFPPAGDQPAAIDKLCEGIDDGLFFQTLLGVTGSGKTYTMANVIARKGRPAIVFAPNKTLAAQLYSEFREFFPENAVEYFVSYYDYYQPEAYVPQRDLFIEKDSSINEHIEQMRLSCTKSLMERRDVIIVATVSAIYGIGNPTEYHQMILTLRQKDRVSQRDIIARLIQMQYTRNEVDFGRGTFRVRGDTLDIFPAENAELAVRLDLFGDELESIQLFDPLTGRVKQKIPRFTVYPGSHYVTPRSTVLRAVESIKLELRDRLEFFRKENKLIEEQRIEQRTRFDLEMMAEIGFTKGIENYSRHLSGAMPGEPPPTLVDYLPKDALMFLDESHVLIGQLSAMYNGDRSRKTNLVDYGFRLPSALDNRPLKFEEFEQKMRQTVFVSATPADYENSHADQVVEQVVRPTGLVDPLIIVRPARSQVEDLMSEITDRVAKHERVLVTTLTKRMSEQLTEFLSDHGIKVRYLHSDIETVERVELLRDLRIGTFDVLVGINLLREGLDLPEVSLVAILDADKEGFLRSERSLIQTIGRAARNLNGVALLYADRMTDSMERAIGETERRRAKQIAFNAANGIVPRGVSKTIKDMIDGVYSPQDARENLQVAQEAAKYESMSEKQISKEIKRLEKAMLDHAKNLEFEKAAQVRDQLHGLKQQLFGAPGADTPPTPN; encoded by the coding sequence ATGGCTGAATTACCAGTAGTAGATACCCCCACGGCAACGGTTGTTACCTTCCCGGATTCGCCGTTCAAATTGCACCAGCCCTTCCCGCCCGCCGGCGACCAGCCGGCGGCGATCGACAAGCTGTGCGAAGGCATCGACGACGGCCTGTTTTTCCAGACCTTGCTCGGCGTGACCGGCTCCGGCAAGACCTACACGATGGCCAACGTGATCGCCCGCAAGGGCCGTCCGGCGATCGTGTTCGCACCGAATAAAACGCTGGCCGCGCAGTTGTACTCGGAGTTCCGCGAATTCTTCCCGGAGAACGCGGTCGAATACTTCGTCTCGTACTACGATTACTATCAGCCGGAAGCCTACGTGCCGCAACGCGACCTGTTCATCGAAAAGGATTCGTCCATCAATGAGCACATCGAGCAAATGCGCCTGTCGTGCACCAAGTCGCTGATGGAGCGGCGCGACGTCATCATCGTCGCCACCGTGTCGGCCATCTACGGTATCGGTAATCCCACCGAATACCACCAGATGATTTTGACCCTGCGCCAGAAGGACCGCGTCTCCCAGCGCGACATCATCGCGCGCCTGATCCAGATGCAGTACACGCGCAACGAGGTCGATTTCGGCCGCGGCACCTTCCGCGTGCGCGGCGACACGCTCGACATCTTCCCGGCCGAGAATGCGGAGCTGGCGGTGCGCCTCGATCTGTTCGGCGACGAGCTGGAATCGATCCAGCTGTTCGATCCGCTGACGGGCCGCGTCAAGCAAAAGATCCCGCGCTTCACCGTCTATCCCGGCTCGCACTATGTCACGCCGCGTTCGACCGTGCTGCGCGCGGTCGAGAGCATCAAGCTGGAACTGCGCGACCGCCTGGAGTTCTTCCGCAAGGAGAACAAGCTGATAGAGGAACAGCGCATCGAACAGCGCACCCGCTTCGATCTGGAGATGATGGCCGAAATCGGCTTCACCAAGGGCATCGAGAACTACTCGCGCCATCTGAGCGGCGCCATGCCCGGCGAACCGCCACCGACCCTGGTCGACTACCTGCCGAAGGACGCGTTGATGTTCCTCGACGAGTCGCACGTCTTGATCGGGCAATTGAGCGCCATGTACAACGGCGACCGCTCGCGCAAGACCAATCTGGTGGACTACGGCTTCCGCCTGCCATCGGCGCTGGACAACCGACCGTTGAAATTCGAGGAATTCGAACAGAAGATGCGGCAGACGGTTTTCGTCTCCGCCACGCCGGCCGATTACGAGAACTCGCACGCCGACCAGGTGGTCGAGCAGGTGGTGCGGCCGACAGGCCTGGTCGATCCGCTGATCATCGTGCGCCCCGCCCGTTCGCAGGTGGAGGATCTGATGTCCGAGATCACCGACCGCGTCGCCAAGCACGAGCGCGTGCTGGTGACCACGCTGACCAAGCGCATGTCCGAGCAGCTGACCGAGTTCCTGAGCGACCATGGCATCAAGGTGCGCTACCTGCACAGCGATATCGAGACCGTGGAACGGGTCGAACTGCTGCGCGACCTGCGCATCGGCACCTTCGACGTGCTGGTCGGGATCAACCTGCTGCGCGAGGGCCTCGATTTACCGGAGGTGTCGCTGGTGGCGATCCTGGACGCCGACAAGGAAGGCTTCCTGCGTTCCGAGCGTTCGCTGATCCAGACCATCGGCCGCGCCGCGCGTAACCTCAACGGCGTGGCGCTGCTGTACGCGGACCGCATGACCGATTCGATGGAACGCGCCATCGGCGAGACCGAACGCAGGCGCGCCAAGCAGATCGCCTTCAACGCCGCCAACGGCATCGTGCCGCGCGGCGTGAGCAAGACCATCAAGGACATGATCGACGGCGTCTACAGCCCGCAGGACGCGCGCGAGAACCTGCAGGTGGCGCAGGAGGCGGCCAAGTACGAGTCGATGAGCGAGAAGCAGATCAGCAAGGAGATCAAGCGCCTGGAGAAGGCCATGCTCGATCACGCCAAGAACCTGGAGTTCGAAAAAGCCGCGCAGGTGCGCGACCAGCTGCATGGCCTCAAGCAGCAGCTGTTCGGCGCGCCGGGCGCGGACACGCCACCCACCCCGAACTGA
- a CDS encoding aspartate/tyrosine/aromatic aminotransferase: MTNPSLFSAIDMAPRDPILGITEAFNADQNPAKINLGVGVYYDDNGKVPLLSCVQKAEEILIATPAPRTYLPIEGLAAYDKAVQELVFGADSAVIQEKRAVTVQAIGGTGALKIGADFLKRFAPDSQVYISDPSWENHRALFESAGFTVNNYAYYDPATHGVDFAGMLAALKAMPRGSIVLLHACCHNPTGADLTSAQWNEVIAAVTGGGLVPFLDMAYQGFGAGIAEDGAVVRRFAAAGGPLLVSNSFSKSFSLYGERVGALSVVAASGEEASRLMSQLKRVVRTNYSNPPVHGGKVVATVLTTPELRQMWEDELAGMRVRIKEMREAFVEKLKAKAPAHDFAFVRDQVGMFSYSGLTKAQVDQLREQSIYAVDTGRICVAALNSRNIDIVIDAIAKVL, encoded by the coding sequence ATGACGAATCCTAGCTTGTTCAGCGCCATCGACATGGCACCACGCGACCCGATCCTGGGTATCACCGAAGCCTTCAACGCCGACCAAAACCCAGCCAAAATCAATCTGGGCGTCGGCGTTTATTATGACGACAACGGCAAAGTGCCTCTGCTGTCTTGCGTACAGAAAGCGGAAGAAATCCTGATCGCGACCCCGGCCCCGCGCACCTACCTGCCGATCGAAGGCCTGGCTGCCTATGACAAGGCGGTGCAAGAGTTGGTATTTGGCGCCGACAGCGCGGTAATTCAAGAGAAACGTGCGGTCACCGTGCAAGCCATCGGCGGCACCGGCGCGCTGAAAATCGGCGCCGACTTCCTCAAGCGCTTCGCGCCCGATTCGCAAGTCTACATCAGCGATCCAAGCTGGGAAAACCACCGCGCGCTGTTCGAAAGCGCCGGTTTCACCGTCAATAACTACGCCTACTACGATCCTGCCACCCACGGCGTCGATTTCGCCGGCATGCTGGCCGCGTTGAAGGCCATGCCGCGCGGCTCCATCGTGCTGCTGCACGCGTGCTGCCACAACCCGACCGGCGCCGATCTGACGTCGGCCCAGTGGAATGAGGTTATCGCGGCCGTCACCGGCGGCGGCCTGGTGCCGTTCCTCGACATGGCGTACCAGGGCTTCGGCGCCGGTATCGCCGAAGACGGCGCCGTGGTGCGCCGCTTCGCCGCCGCCGGCGGTCCGCTGCTGGTGTCGAACTCGTTCTCGAAATCGTTCTCGCTGTACGGCGAGCGCGTCGGCGCGTTGAGCGTGGTCGCCGCCAGCGGCGAAGAGGCGAGCCGTTTGATGTCGCAATTGAAGCGTGTCGTGCGCACCAATTACTCCAACCCGCCCGTGCACGGCGGCAAGGTCGTCGCCACGGTGCTGACCACGCCGGAACTGCGCCAGATGTGGGAAGACGAGCTGGCCGGCATGCGCGTGCGCATCAAGGAAATGCGCGAGGCCTTCGTCGAGAAGCTGAAGGCCAAGGCGCCAGCGCACGACTTCGCGTTCGTGCGCGACCAGGTCGGCATGTTCTCGTACTCGGGCCTGACCAAGGCGCAGGTCGATCAACTGCGCGAGCAGTCGATCTACGCGGTCGACACCGGCCGCATCTGTGTGGCGGCGTTGAATTCGCGCAATATCGACATCGTTATTGACGCCATCGCCAAAGTGCTCTAA
- a CDS encoding choice-of-anchor C family protein, protein MKALAVVAAFTVLSPAAYASVELIHNGGFESAGGFSGGFETIGSGLDGWTIGGTVDLINTYWTPASGSYSLDLNGGGAGSISQSFATVVGQTYNVSFSLAGNPVGGGDKFFYASVNTPITYTFDIDGKTTANMGWVRRSFSFVATSDTSTLSFVGDPYHSYYGAALDDISVVAAVPEPATYGMMLVGLAMVGRLARRRK, encoded by the coding sequence ATGAAAGCTTTAGCCGTCGTCGCAGCCTTCACCGTTCTCAGCCCCGCAGCGTATGCGTCGGTCGAGTTGATCCACAACGGCGGCTTCGAGTCCGCCGGCGGCTTCAGCGGTGGTTTTGAAACCATCGGCTCCGGCCTTGATGGCTGGACCATCGGCGGCACGGTCGACTTGATCAACACCTATTGGACGCCGGCCTCCGGCAGCTACAGCCTGGACTTGAATGGCGGCGGCGCCGGATCGATCTCGCAGTCGTTCGCGACGGTGGTGGGGCAGACGTACAACGTCAGCTTCAGCCTGGCCGGCAACCCGGTCGGCGGCGGCGACAAGTTCTTCTACGCCAGCGTGAACACGCCGATCACCTATACGTTCGACATCGACGGCAAGACCACCGCCAACATGGGCTGGGTCAGGAGGAGCTTCAGTTTTGTCGCCACCTCGGATACCAGCACGTTGAGCTTTGTGGGCGATCCTTATCATAGCTACTACGGCGCCGCGCTGGACGACATCTCGGTCGTGGCGGCGGTGCCGGAGCCCGCCACCTACGGCATGATGCTGGTCGGGCTGGCGATGGTGGGCCGTCTGGCGCGTCGGCGAAAATAG
- a CDS encoding ATP-binding protein encodes MTTENKTHAEVIAVFPDKVRISVEDIAAFSGGEPIKVGSYLKVTDNEDCALIAIIENFCIEVTDQDKRRHVIEALPLGIIRDGKFIRGGDTLTIPPTGVVPATEADIKKIFEESVHKNKKFTFCTLAANAGISIPVDGNRFFNKHIAVVGSTGAGKSHTISSIVQTAVAAKDGGYALNNSRVVIFDIHSEYRTAFPNANFLDIGNLNLPYWLLNSEELEEILLDTGERDNYNQSSVFRNLVTENKRKHNPTAASVFYDSPLQFKIKEVLNALYNIKSETLNAKNESRYMVNDGSYTLLAEGKTDATHGLQLSASERLEKYFGARLDFHTSKAQSITKGDYADGTLDKFFTRFESKVSQDRLSFLFGSAADAATLEGTLQTLLGYGTTKSNVTVIDLSGVPFEVLSITVSLISRILFEYGYYYKMLRSGAGEKINNDAPILLVYEEAHKYVPNSELAKYRASKMSIERIAKEGRKYGVTLLLSSQRPSEISETIFSQCSNFLAMRLTNPSDQSYVARLLPDTLGNLSDKLPTLGAGEALLIGESVVMPSLVKINLCAPEPSSSDIPYFELWKKEWMTPAFETIKKTWLKE; translated from the coding sequence ATGACAACCGAAAACAAGACCCATGCAGAAGTGATCGCAGTCTTCCCCGACAAAGTAAGGATCTCGGTTGAGGACATTGCTGCTTTCTCTGGCGGCGAACCCATCAAGGTGGGTTCCTATCTAAAGGTCACGGACAACGAAGACTGCGCCCTCATCGCGATCATCGAAAATTTCTGCATCGAAGTGACCGACCAGGACAAGCGACGCCACGTCATAGAGGCTCTGCCCTTGGGCATTATCCGCGACGGCAAGTTCATCCGTGGCGGTGATACGCTGACCATTCCCCCGACGGGGGTAGTGCCCGCGACGGAAGCCGATATCAAGAAGATCTTTGAAGAATCGGTTCACAAGAACAAGAAATTCACTTTCTGCACGCTGGCAGCTAATGCGGGCATCAGCATCCCGGTGGACGGAAACCGGTTCTTCAACAAGCACATTGCGGTCGTCGGCTCGACCGGCGCAGGCAAGTCACACACGATTTCAAGCATCGTCCAAACGGCAGTGGCCGCGAAGGACGGCGGGTACGCGCTCAACAATTCCCGCGTCGTAATTTTCGACATCCACTCCGAGTATCGGACAGCTTTCCCAAATGCTAACTTCCTGGATATCGGCAATCTCAATCTTCCATATTGGCTCCTGAACAGCGAGGAACTGGAAGAAATCCTGCTCGATACCGGGGAACGCGACAACTACAACCAGTCGTCTGTTTTCCGAAACCTCGTCACGGAAAATAAAAGGAAGCACAATCCAACGGCCGCATCCGTATTCTACGACAGCCCTTTGCAGTTCAAGATCAAGGAGGTCCTCAACGCGCTGTACAACATAAAGAGCGAGACCCTAAACGCGAAAAACGAGTCCCGCTATATGGTCAACGACGGCTCTTACACGCTACTTGCGGAAGGCAAGACCGATGCCACCCACGGGTTGCAGCTTTCTGCCTCAGAGCGACTCGAAAAGTATTTCGGGGCAAGGCTCGACTTTCACACCTCGAAGGCGCAGAGCATTACAAAGGGGGATTACGCCGATGGGACGCTGGACAAGTTCTTTACGCGCTTCGAGTCCAAGGTATCCCAAGACCGCTTGAGTTTCCTCTTCGGTTCTGCTGCCGACGCCGCGACACTTGAGGGCACGCTGCAAACCCTCCTCGGCTACGGCACGACCAAATCGAACGTCACCGTCATCGATCTGAGTGGCGTGCCATTTGAGGTACTGAGCATCACGGTATCGCTCATTTCCCGCATACTTTTCGAGTACGGCTATTACTACAAAATGCTGCGCAGCGGGGCTGGCGAAAAGATCAACAACGACGCTCCCATCCTCCTCGTATATGAGGAAGCTCACAAGTACGTTCCCAACAGCGAGCTCGCGAAGTACCGCGCGTCGAAAATGTCCATTGAACGGATCGCGAAGGAGGGGCGTAAGTACGGGGTTACGCTACTGCTTTCTAGCCAGCGTCCGTCCGAGATCTCGGAAACGATCTTCTCCCAGTGCAGCAATTTCCTAGCAATGCGCTTAACGAACCCGAGTGACCAAAGCTACGTCGCGCGTCTGCTCCCTGACACCCTTGGAAACCTCAGTGACAAGCTGCCGACGCTTGGGGCCGGGGAGGCCCTCCTGATTGGTGAATCCGTCGTCATGCCGTCACTCGTGAAAATCAACCTGTGCGCACCGGAGCCATCATCAAGCGATATCCCCTATTTTGAATTGTGGAAGAAAGAGTGGATGACTCCGGCCTTCGAGACCATCAAGAAAACTTGGCTGAAGGAGTAA